In a single window of the Nilaparvata lugens isolate BPH chromosome 1, ASM1435652v1, whole genome shotgun sequence genome:
- the LOC111049348 gene encoding uncharacterized protein LOC111049348, translated as MQARRLSCTICQFDVTCCHYKLGEIPLLHMRQKPSNSLEIAEGNSSTKEDDWKLVKPPIWHKSIYKEVYTSSSDEEEEEKTTSNPSFKTPKMNDFVVVKCLGKKSTQHFVAVIDEIINNEEYRVFFLKKPELQSSACLRKKRNSCLI; from the exons ATGCAAGCAAGGAGACTAAGCTGTACAATTTGCCAATTTGATGTGACATGCTGCCATTACAAGCTGGGAGAAATTCCTCTTCTACACATGAGACAAAAAC CTTCAAATTCACTTGAAATCGCAGAAGGGAATTCAAGCACCAAAGAAGATGATTGGAAGTTGGTAAAAC CACCAATTTGGCATAAATCTATTTACAAAGAAGTATATACCAGTAGCagtgatgaagaggaagaagaaaagaccaCATCCAATCCCAGTTTTAAAACTCCTAAAATGAATGACTTTGTTGTTGTAAAATGCTTAGGCAAAAAAAGTACTCAGCACTTTGTTGCTGTAATAgatgaaattatcaataatgaGGAATATAGAgtgttttttctaaaaaaaccGGAACTACAAAGTTCAGCTTGCCTGAGGAAGAAAAGAAACAGTTGTTTGATATAA